In the Spirochaeta lutea genome, one interval contains:
- a CDS encoding glycosyltransferase, translated as MAEKERILFLYLPTGGGHIAAARALQREITSSYSPDEVELFLLDGLNPNSRVQRALVEQGYQFSTFTVPILWPLIYQMSLIPWVMHVHTFAMVLYSTGHIRRFIREHKITKVVNLHFLLTRPLYRALSQLKKRGMPSLTIVLDPFSCHPMWFFYQFMNMIVFSTRAWKEAKIDLFFYRKRGILTNLKKPKVMRYPPILNSRFNRAMDPGDIPAVKEHLGFTPHEPLVLIAGGGEGLPQGEEVLQELLQARLPVQIAMVCGKNAHQKQRAEEIAGAYPDARIRIFGFIDFMYELMNSADLVITKAGPATIFECLLLCKPVLLSQRLYGQEQGNVSFVVRNGFGWFLPEPRDLVDQVRRIIDNPEILEEATRRIRNRKLRNGTPEIARYIMESMK; from the coding sequence GTTTCTATACCTACCCACCGGCGGCGGACATATAGCCGCTGCCCGGGCCCTCCAGCGGGAGATAACCAGCAGCTATTCCCCCGATGAGGTGGAGCTGTTTCTCCTCGACGGATTGAATCCCAACAGCAGGGTTCAGCGCGCTCTGGTGGAGCAGGGGTATCAGTTTTCAACCTTCACAGTCCCGATTTTATGGCCTCTGATATATCAGATGAGTCTGATTCCCTGGGTTATGCACGTCCACACCTTTGCTATGGTCCTGTACTCCACAGGACATATCCGTCGCTTCATCCGGGAACATAAGATCACCAAGGTGGTAAACCTGCATTTTCTACTCACCCGGCCCCTCTACCGGGCCTTGAGTCAACTGAAAAAACGCGGAATGCCCAGCCTTACCATCGTTTTGGACCCCTTCTCCTGCCACCCCATGTGGTTCTTCTACCAATTCATGAACATGATTGTATTCAGCACCAGGGCGTGGAAGGAGGCCAAGATTGACCTCTTTTTCTACCGTAAACGGGGTATCCTCACCAATCTTAAAAAACCGAAGGTCATGCGCTACCCGCCCATCCTGAATTCCCGGTTTAACCGGGCCATGGATCCGGGAGACATCCCCGCGGTCAAGGAGCACCTGGGGTTCACCCCCCATGAGCCCCTGGTGCTCATCGCCGGGGGCGGAGAGGGATTGCCCCAGGGTGAAGAGGTGCTCCAGGAGCTCCTCCAGGCACGGCTTCCAGTGCAGATCGCCATGGTCTGCGGAAAAAATGCTCACCAGAAACAGCGGGCCGAGGAAATCGCCGGTGCCTACCCGGATGCCCGCATTCGAATATTCGGATTCATCGATTTTATGTATGAACTGATGAACAGTGCGGACCTGGTAATTACCAAGGCCGGACCGGCTACCATCTTTGAATGCCTGCTCCTGTGCAAACCCGTTCTCCTGAGTCAGCGCCTCTACGGCCAGGAGCAGGGGAATGTAAGCTTCGTGGTTCGGAACGGTTTTGGATGGTTCCTGCCCGAACCCCGGGATCTGGTCGATCAGGTCCGCCGGATCATCGACAATCCGGAAATCCTGGAGGAAGCAACCCGGCGGATCCGGAACCGCAAACTGCGGAACGGAACCCCGGAAATCGCACGATACATTATGGAGTCTATGAAATGA
- a CDS encoding class I SAM-dependent rRNA methyltransferase, translated as MTAAPSPPTLTLGPGKDKLPRNRHPWIFSGALESSSKARLSLWESDPAVATQAARVQTADHRFIGHAWVNPRSKIALRMISWDDQLPREDEWLQTMLRRAFALRRDLGIAEDGITTAGRLVFSEGDGIPGVVVDRFADYLVLQLETYSAEVRRDMIIRGLEGCAGEFMPNLKGILEVSSGDGRAMEGLPPREALVWGSPPPDMVPIREYGVQSWVSLGLSRQKTGFYTDQRENRRRVAAYSRGLNVLDICSFTGAFSTACLSAGAASSTAVDTSQEALDRAVLNARSWEDRFSVVREDAFEFLRNLAPESQDMIILDPPKLVPSRRIKDRGLRAYKDGNLHALAALRPGGYLASFSCSGLVTREDFVAMIQWAAKDVQRDVQILEHLSQAPCHPVRTSFPEGLYLKGVIARVL; from the coding sequence ATGACCGCGGCGCCGTCTCCGCCTACCCTCACCCTGGGTCCCGGAAAGGATAAACTTCCCCGAAACCGTCATCCCTGGATCTTTTCAGGGGCCTTAGAATCATCCTCCAAGGCCCGGCTGTCCCTCTGGGAATCCGATCCCGCTGTCGCGACCCAGGCCGCCAGGGTACAGACCGCGGATCACCGGTTCATAGGACATGCCTGGGTGAATCCGCGATCTAAAATCGCCTTGCGGATGATCAGCTGGGATGACCAGCTGCCGCGAGAGGACGAATGGCTCCAGACCATGCTTCGCCGGGCCTTTGCCCTGCGCCGAGATCTGGGGATCGCCGAGGATGGCATCACCACTGCGGGCCGGTTGGTGTTCAGCGAGGGTGACGGGATACCCGGGGTGGTGGTGGACCGCTTCGCTGATTATTTGGTTCTGCAACTGGAAACCTACAGCGCCGAGGTCCGCCGGGACATGATAATCCGCGGACTGGAGGGCTGCGCCGGAGAGTTCATGCCGAACCTGAAGGGCATTCTGGAGGTCAGCTCGGGTGACGGCCGGGCCATGGAAGGCCTGCCGCCCCGGGAGGCCCTGGTCTGGGGCAGTCCGCCTCCGGATATGGTGCCGATTCGGGAATACGGCGTGCAGTCCTGGGTCAGTCTCGGCCTGAGCCGCCAGAAGACCGGGTTCTATACGGACCAGCGGGAGAACCGGCGGCGGGTTGCTGCCTATTCCCGGGGCTTGAATGTCCTGGATATCTGTAGTTTCACCGGCGCCTTCAGCACCGCCTGCCTGTCCGCCGGGGCCGCCAGCAGCACCGCGGTGGATACCAGTCAGGAAGCCCTGGACCGGGCAGTTCTCAATGCCCGAAGCTGGGAGGACAGGTTCTCGGTGGTACGAGAGGATGCCTTTGAGTTTCTCCGGAATCTCGCCCCCGAAAGCCAGGACATGATCATCCTCGATCCGCCGAAGCTGGTTCCCAGCCGGAGAATAAAAGACCGCGGCCTTCGAGCCTACAAGGACGGGAATCTCCATGCCTTGGCGGCCCTCCGCCCGGGGGGCTACCTTGCCAGTTTCAGCTGCAGCGGTTTAGTCACCCGGGAGGATTTTGTCGCCATGATTCAGTGGGCGGCTAAAGACGTACAGCGGGATGTTCAGATCCTCGAACACCTGTCCCAGGCGCCCTGCCACCCCGTCCGGACCAGTTTTCCCGAGGGGCTCTACCTGAAGGGAGTCATCGCCCGGGTCCTTTAA
- a CDS encoding FAD-dependent oxidoreductase, which translates to MKYLVIGGVAGGATTAARLRRLDEHAQIIIVERGGYISYANCGLPYYIGGVISQRDRLFVQSPESFKENLNIDVWIHTEALSIQPEKKQVRLKHLESGKTWDESYDTLVLSPGAEPVRPPIPGINNPGIFTLRAVKETDAIFRFLEDNKPKRAVILGAGFIGLEMAENLHRRGLYVTIVEMAQQVMNVVDYEIAAQVHQHLRSKQVEFYLNDGVTAFTPLNKRPGEASPGMEITLSSGRTITADMVILSIGVRPENKLAKEAGLTIGSTGGIWVNEFLQTSDDHIYALGDAIEFPNPITNTPAITYLAGPANKQARICADNISQGNHKPYKGAINTAIAKVFDITVASTGLSEKTLTKEGIRFESIITHSSSHAGYYPDAMAMTLKTLFDRETGRIYGAQILGYQGVDKRIDLIAAIIRRNGTVEDLIDLEHAYAPPYSSAKDPVHIAGYVADNIMTGRSRHIHWHQIQGCDQNEIQLIDVRTAEEAGLGTIEGAINLPIHELRNRLGEVPKNKTLVVFCGVGQRAYMAERILRQSGFEDVYNLSGGYKTYEFAVQKQSNEDIFARDIIWKDDHIYQAAPPDSRTSSGPGDSPMSPPTSLQEITPLEVDAVGLQCPGPILALKKQIDKAQPGQRIREVASDPGFAKDVEAWCTMTGNTLLELEEHRGRITALVEKARAQDSPPLHSSRGPLPGTELKNHATLVVFSDDLDRALASLVIANGAASAGKQVTLFFTFWGLSILKKTARPRVRKDLLGKAFGWMLPGNTTKLGLSKINMGGAGAALMRRRMKAKGVQSLEQMLTDAIDSGVRLVACQMSMDVMGVKREELLDEVEIGGVASYLNAASQGNINLFV; encoded by the coding sequence ATGAAGTACCTTGTCATCGGCGGTGTCGCCGGCGGCGCAACCACCGCTGCCCGCCTTCGGCGGTTAGATGAACACGCTCAGATTATTATTGTGGAACGCGGAGGATACATCTCCTACGCTAACTGCGGCCTTCCCTACTACATAGGCGGGGTGATATCCCAGCGGGACCGTCTATTCGTCCAGAGCCCCGAAAGCTTCAAGGAGAACCTCAATATCGATGTTTGGATTCACACCGAGGCCCTGTCTATCCAGCCGGAAAAGAAGCAGGTGAGGCTGAAACATCTAGAATCCGGGAAGACCTGGGATGAGTCCTACGACACCCTGGTTCTTTCTCCCGGTGCAGAACCGGTCCGTCCGCCGATTCCCGGGATCAACAATCCGGGCATCTTTACCCTTAGGGCGGTGAAGGAAACAGATGCCATTTTCCGGTTCCTGGAAGACAATAAACCGAAGCGCGCCGTGATCCTAGGCGCCGGGTTTATCGGCCTAGAGATGGCGGAGAACCTCCACCGTCGGGGACTCTATGTAACCATCGTGGAGATGGCCCAGCAGGTCATGAATGTGGTGGATTATGAGATTGCAGCCCAGGTTCACCAGCATCTCCGAAGCAAACAGGTTGAGTTCTACCTGAACGACGGGGTCACCGCCTTCACCCCACTGAATAAACGCCCAGGGGAGGCCTCTCCCGGCATGGAGATTACCCTCTCCAGCGGAAGAACCATCACCGCAGACATGGTTATCCTTTCCATCGGAGTACGCCCGGAGAACAAACTTGCCAAGGAGGCTGGTCTTACCATCGGCTCCACCGGGGGTATTTGGGTGAACGAATTCCTTCAAACCAGCGATGATCACATCTATGCCCTGGGTGATGCGATAGAGTTTCCCAACCCCATCACAAATACTCCGGCCATAACCTACCTGGCGGGACCCGCCAATAAGCAGGCACGGATCTGCGCTGACAATATTTCCCAGGGGAACCATAAACCCTACAAGGGGGCCATTAACACCGCCATTGCCAAGGTATTTGACATAACGGTTGCCTCCACCGGTTTAAGCGAGAAGACCCTGACCAAGGAAGGCATCCGGTTTGAATCCATCATCACCCATTCATCCAGCCATGCCGGATACTACCCTGATGCCATGGCAATGACCCTGAAAACCCTCTTTGACAGGGAAACGGGCAGGATCTACGGAGCCCAGATCCTTGGGTACCAGGGAGTGGATAAACGTATTGACCTCATCGCTGCAATAATACGCCGCAACGGTACCGTTGAGGATCTCATTGATCTAGAACACGCCTACGCGCCGCCCTACTCCAGCGCCAAGGATCCGGTGCACATTGCAGGATACGTGGCGGACAATATCATGACCGGAAGAAGCAGGCATATCCACTGGCACCAGATCCAGGGCTGCGACCAAAACGAAATCCAACTCATCGACGTTCGTACTGCCGAAGAAGCAGGTCTTGGTACCATCGAAGGGGCAATCAATCTGCCCATCCACGAGCTGCGAAATCGCCTCGGGGAGGTGCCGAAGAATAAGACTCTGGTGGTCTTCTGCGGCGTTGGACAACGGGCATACATGGCAGAACGAATTCTTCGTCAGTCCGGTTTTGAGGATGTCTACAACCTTTCCGGGGGATACAAAACCTATGAATTCGCGGTACAGAAACAAAGCAATGAAGATATCTTCGCACGGGATATCATCTGGAAGGATGATCATATCTATCAAGCCGCTCCCCCGGATTCCCGAACATCCTCAGGTCCTGGGGATAGCCCCATGAGCCCGCCGACATCCCTCCAGGAAATTACACCTCTCGAGGTTGACGCCGTCGGCCTGCAGTGTCCAGGCCCGATCCTAGCCCTGAAAAAACAGATAGACAAGGCCCAGCCGGGGCAGCGTATCCGCGAGGTTGCCAGCGATCCCGGGTTTGCCAAGGATGTCGAGGCTTGGTGCACCATGACCGGCAATACACTCCTGGAGTTGGAGGAACATCGGGGAAGAATCACCGCCCTGGTGGAAAAAGCCCGCGCCCAGGACTCTCCGCCCCTGCACTCGAGCCGGGGCCCCCTTCCCGGAACCGAGTTAAAGAACCATGCCACCCTGGTGGTGTTCTCCGATGATCTTGATCGTGCCCTGGCAAGCCTGGTAATCGCCAACGGTGCCGCCAGCGCGGGGAAGCAGGTTACCCTGTTTTTTACCTTTTGGGGACTGAGCATTCTTAAGAAAACTGCAAGACCCCGGGTGCGGAAGGATCTCCTGGGGAAGGCCTTCGGCTGGATGCTCCCCGGAAACACCACCAAGCTCGGCCTGTCCAAAATCAATATGGGCGGCGCCGGAGCAGCCCTCATGCGCCGGCGCATGAAGGCCAAGGGTGTACAGAGTCTGGAACAGATGCTCACGGATGCCATAGATTCGGGGGTACGCCTGGTAGCCTGTCAAATGTCCATGGATGTCATGGGGGTCAAGCGCGAGGAGCTCCTGGACGAGGTAGAAATCGGAGGGGTGGCCAGCTACCTGAATGCAGCCTCCCAGGGTAATATCAACCTCTTCGTATAG
- a CDS encoding VanZ family protein: MKSKTIITISRILLGLSLILVFVLSVIQLPDTSLTAGRDKLFHGLAYTALGALAVLSVFRKRHPIQTVLLSALLCAVYGGFLELIQQSVGRTSDIIDALVNSFGALLGSLIGLGLHALLTHRTSVNE, encoded by the coding sequence ATGAAATCAAAAACTATTATAACCATAAGCCGCATTCTCCTCGGATTATCCCTTATCCTGGTATTCGTCTTGAGTGTGATTCAACTGCCCGACACCTCCCTAACCGCCGGTAGGGACAAATTGTTCCACGGTCTAGCCTACACCGCCCTAGGAGCCCTGGCAGTACTATCGGTCTTCAGAAAGAGACACCCCATCCAAACCGTTCTCTTGTCCGCTCTGCTCTGCGCGGTCTACGGTGGATTCCTTGAACTGATCCAACAAAGCGTTGGGCGCACCTCGGATATCATTGATGCCCTGGTGAACAGCTTCGGTGCCCTCCTGGGCAGCCTCATCGGTCTTGGACTCCACGCCCTTCTGACCCACCGCACCTCCGTGAATGAGTAG
- a CDS encoding ABC transporter ATP-binding protein, which translates to MSKQSHPLIRLLSYLTPFRGKVVLASLFSVLNKLFDLAPPALIGAAVDIVVQGKNSLIGRLGFPEPGDQLLVLGGVTALIWILESFFEYLFQVYWRNLAQLTQDRLRKDTYRHVQNLELAYFEDRSTGGLISILGDDVNQLERFLDHGANDLIQVAVTVLVIGSLFMVSAPEIGWMALLPMPFIIAGSVWFQKKLTPGYASVREQAASVNGQLVNNLGGIATIKSFGTEEYENRRIAGLSEHYRKANEGVIKLSSAFVPLIRMLILSGFIGILIFAGLKTLRGDMEVGLYSLLIFVTQRLLWPLTRLGQTFDLFQRAMASTRRIMNLLDTREHLPRGDKPLDKYSITGAYNLKDVHFQYRSGPPVLRGLSLTIPPGKTTGIVGATGAGKSSLIKLLTRFYDVTAGSITLDGIDIREYRNEDLVHAAGLVSQDVFLFHGSVADNIAYGSFQATADQIIQVAKHAEAHEFIRSLPQGYETLVGERGQKLSGGQRQRISIARALLKNPPVLILDEATSSVDNETEAAIQRSLLHISQGRTTIVIAHRLSTIRHADQILVLDAGTLAERGTHQELIQAGGIYAGLWKVQSGLAVQ; encoded by the coding sequence ATGAGTAAGCAATCCCATCCTCTGATACGCCTGCTTTCCTACCTAACCCCCTTTCGCGGAAAGGTAGTGCTTGCGAGCCTTTTTTCGGTCCTTAATAAGCTCTTCGATCTGGCCCCGCCGGCCCTCATCGGTGCAGCGGTAGATATCGTCGTCCAGGGAAAAAACAGTCTCATCGGCCGTCTCGGTTTTCCCGAGCCGGGAGACCAGCTCCTGGTCCTCGGGGGAGTAACCGCCCTCATTTGGATCCTGGAATCGTTCTTCGAGTATCTCTTTCAGGTGTATTGGCGGAACCTCGCCCAGCTAACCCAGGATCGCCTGCGCAAGGATACCTACCGTCATGTCCAAAACCTCGAACTTGCCTACTTTGAGGACCGCTCCACCGGGGGGCTCATCTCCATTCTCGGGGATGACGTAAACCAGTTGGAACGCTTCCTGGATCACGGGGCGAACGATCTCATTCAGGTAGCCGTCACCGTTCTGGTTATCGGAAGCCTATTTATGGTCTCTGCTCCGGAAATAGGATGGATGGCATTATTACCCATGCCCTTCATTATTGCAGGCTCGGTCTGGTTTCAAAAAAAGCTCACCCCGGGTTACGCCTCAGTACGGGAACAGGCAGCCTCGGTCAACGGCCAGTTGGTGAATAACCTGGGCGGGATTGCAACCATCAAAAGCTTCGGGACCGAAGAGTATGAGAACCGCCGCATTGCAGGTCTGTCGGAACACTACCGAAAGGCCAACGAAGGGGTCATCAAACTGAGTTCCGCCTTTGTCCCCCTTATTCGGATGCTTATACTCTCCGGATTCATCGGAATTTTAATCTTTGCCGGGTTAAAAACCCTGAGGGGCGACATGGAAGTGGGGCTGTACAGCCTGCTGATCTTTGTAACCCAACGGCTGCTCTGGCCCCTTACCCGTCTGGGTCAGACCTTTGATCTCTTTCAACGGGCCATGGCAAGCACCCGACGTATCATGAATCTCCTGGACACCCGGGAACATCTGCCCCGGGGTGACAAGCCCCTGGACAAGTATTCCATCACCGGTGCGTACAACCTCAAGGACGTACACTTCCAGTACCGGAGCGGCCCCCCGGTACTCAGAGGGCTGAGCCTCACCATTCCTCCGGGAAAAACCACCGGGATCGTTGGAGCCACCGGAGCCGGAAAGAGCAGCCTCATAAAACTCCTAACCCGGTTCTACGATGTTACCGCAGGGTCCATCACCCTGGACGGTATAGACATCCGGGAATACCGCAATGAGGATCTAGTGCATGCCGCAGGACTTGTTAGTCAGGATGTATTTCTGTTTCACGGGTCGGTGGCGGATAACATTGCCTATGGAAGCTTTCAGGCAACCGCGGATCAGATCATTCAAGTGGCGAAGCACGCCGAGGCCCACGAGTTTATCCGCTCCCTCCCCCAGGGCTACGAAACCCTGGTAGGGGAACGCGGGCAGAAGCTCTCGGGGGGGCAGCGTCAGCGTATCTCCATTGCCCGGGCGCTACTGAAAAATCCGCCGGTTCTTATTCTGGATGAGGCCACCTCGTCGGTGGATAACGAAACCGAGGCCGCCATACAGCGATCCCTCTTGCATATTTCCCAGGGCCGGACGACCATCGTCATCGCCCACCGTCTCTCCACCATCCGTCACGCCGACCAAATCCTCGTCCTGGACGCAGGAACCCTGGCCGAGCGGGGAACCCACCAGGAACTCATCCAGGCAGGGGGAATCTACGCAGGGCTGTGGAAGGTTCAATCCGGCTTGGCAGTGCAGTAG